In a single window of the Pseudomonas sp. B21-015 genome:
- a CDS encoding extracellular solute-binding protein yields the protein MISLALSASASATISESHGYAQFGTLKYPARFTHFDWVNPQAPKGGTLRVMAFGTFDTLNPYTFKGSSPVSTANFLQYGINELNEPLMVGTGQYAPSGDEPTSSYGLIAQSVEYSEDRSWVVFNLRPEARFHDGTPITAYDVAFSYRLLLKEGHPQYRTNLQEVSRVDILNPQRIRFVFKRSGNPLLILRLGELPVLPQHYWEGRDFKATTFEPPLGSGPYRITSVTPGRQIVFERVKDYWGKDLPVNRGKYNVDRMEVEFYRDSDVAFEAFKAGEFDIYIEHQAKNWANGYNFPAVRRGDVIKAQIAHQIPTQSQGLFMNTRRPTFAEAKVREALGLMFDFEWTNRTLFSGAYKRAMSYYPNSEFSATGLPVGHEWLLLKPYRDQLPAKLLTEPFSLPQTEGRGIPRETLRKALSLLSEAGWKLNGQRLQNAIGQPLRFEILLVNPNLERILQPYVENLASIGIDARLRTVDRAQYKQRLDQFDFDMILMTLNQTLSPGLEQWQYFHSSQVGVRGSKNYAGIANPVVDHLLEQLLAAQTRDAQVAAGKALDRVLLWQHFIIPNWYLNYHRLAYRNRFAFVTTPPYTLGLSAWWLKSSEKDQ from the coding sequence CTGATCAGCCTGGCCTTGAGCGCCTCCGCAAGCGCGACGATCAGCGAAAGCCACGGTTATGCGCAGTTCGGCACGCTCAAGTACCCGGCCAGATTTACCCACTTCGACTGGGTCAACCCGCAAGCGCCCAAGGGCGGTACGTTGCGGGTGATGGCGTTTGGCACCTTCGATACGCTCAACCCTTACACCTTCAAAGGTTCGAGCCCGGTTTCCACCGCCAACTTCCTGCAATACGGCATCAACGAACTCAACGAACCGCTGATGGTCGGCACCGGCCAGTACGCGCCGTCCGGCGACGAGCCGACGTCCAGTTATGGCCTGATCGCCCAATCGGTGGAATACAGCGAGGACCGCAGCTGGGTGGTGTTCAACCTGCGCCCCGAAGCGCGTTTCCACGATGGCACGCCGATCACCGCCTACGACGTGGCGTTCTCTTACCGTCTGCTGCTCAAGGAAGGTCATCCGCAATACCGCACCAACCTTCAGGAAGTGTCGCGGGTCGACATCCTCAATCCGCAACGCATCCGTTTCGTCTTCAAACGCTCCGGCAATCCCCTGCTGATCCTGCGGCTGGGCGAGTTGCCGGTGTTGCCCCAGCATTACTGGGAAGGCCGCGACTTCAAGGCCACCACCTTCGAACCGCCATTGGGCAGCGGGCCGTATCGCATCACTTCAGTAACGCCCGGCCGACAGATCGTCTTCGAACGGGTCAAGGATTACTGGGGCAAGGACCTGCCGGTCAATCGCGGCAAGTACAACGTCGATCGCATGGAAGTCGAGTTCTACCGTGACAGCGACGTGGCCTTCGAAGCGTTCAAGGCCGGTGAATTCGATATTTACATCGAACACCAGGCGAAGAACTGGGCCAACGGCTACAACTTCCCGGCCGTGCGCCGTGGCGATGTGATCAAGGCGCAAATCGCGCATCAGATTCCAACCCAGAGCCAGGGCCTGTTCATGAACACCCGGCGACCCACCTTCGCCGAAGCCAAGGTCCGCGAAGCGCTGGGGCTGATGTTCGACTTCGAGTGGACCAACCGCACGCTGTTCAGCGGCGCTTACAAGCGCGCCATGAGTTATTACCCCAACAGCGAGTTCTCCGCCACCGGGCTACCGGTCGGTCACGAATGGCTGTTGCTCAAGCCCTATCGCGATCAGTTGCCCGCCAAGCTGCTCACCGAGCCGTTCAGCCTGCCGCAGACCGAAGGCCGCGGCATTCCACGGGAAACCCTGCGCAAGGCCCTGAGCCTGCTCTCCGAGGCCGGCTGGAAGCTCAATGGTCAGCGACTACAGAACGCTATTGGCCAACCGCTGCGCTTCGAGATCTTGCTGGTCAACCCTAATCTGGAACGCATTCTTCAGCCTTACGTCGAGAACCTCGCCAGCATCGGCATCGACGCACGGCTGCGCACGGTCGATCGCGCCCAGTACAAACAGCGCCTCGATCAGTTCGATTTCGACATGATCCTGATGACCCTCAACCAGACCCTCAGCCCGGGTCTGGAGCAATGGCAGTATTTCCACTCCAGTCAGGTCGGGGTCAGAGGCAGCAAGAACTACGCAGGCATCGCCAACCCGGTGGTCGACCACTTACTCGAACAACTGCTCGCCGCCCAGACCCGTGATGCACAAGTCGCCGCCGGCAAGGCGCTGGACCGGGTGCTGCTGTGGCAGCACTTCATCATTCCCAACTGGTACCTCAATTATCACCGCCTGGCCTACCGCAACCGGTTCGCCTTCGTCACGACGCCGCCCTACACTCTGGGCCTGAGCGCGTGGTGGCTGAAATCTTCGGAGAAAGATCAATGA